Proteins from a single region of Cupriavidus sp. MP-37:
- the tssH gene encoding type VI secretion system ATPase TssH — MAIPLKTLIAKLNASCRQAAERAASLCMARGNYEVDLEHLFLALLENARSDFSVAVRASGIDPSALQRDLEVEIARFKNGNTRTPAFSPYLPKLFEHAWLIASLDSQTTRIRSGHLLLALLTEPALAPLAVRGSHRFAEFDADRLKHDFDKLTAGSEEREQGVDIADGSGATANANGATAAPALTATPALDQFTVDLTQSARDGRIDPVIGRDAEIRQVIDILMRRRQNNPILTGEAGVGKTAVVEGLAQRIAVGDVPPPLQGVTVRTLDMGLLQAGASVKGEFENRLKNVIEEVRKSPQPIILFIDEAHTIIGAGGQAGQNDAANLLKPALARGELRTIAATTWSEYKKYFEKDAALARRFQVVKVDEPSETLAAAMLRGMVPLMERHFGVRVLDEAITEAVRLSHRYISGRQLPDKAVSVLDTACAKVALGQNATPGAIEDDRKALERLGVELAALQREQRAGAAHAERLTALEAQRTELEQRVAAADARLTQERELVARIQALRTAREQGSDAEAEAAEPAMAASSDVVAMPRKGSRKAAAVAAEPDELERLLAELRALQGEAPMVPLQVDGHVVSEIVSAWTGIPLGRMVKDELRTVLNLKPLLAARVIGQDHALDAIAQRVRTATANLEDPNKPRGVFLFAGPSGVGKTETALALADILYGGERKLITINMSEYQEAHSVSGLKGSPPGYVGYGEGGVLTEAVRRNPYSVVLLDEIEKAHPDVLEMFFQVFDKGEMDDAEGRPIDFRNTIIILTSNVGSSAIMQACLNKSAEELPDADALAEMLRPTLYKAFKPAFLGRTKVVPYYPIPDDVLVEIITLKLGRIRDRVAANHQAEFQWDNALVEAVLARCTEVDAGARAVDHILNGTLLPEIAQTVLVRMAEGGGVGKIKVTTGKNGEFKYRIS, encoded by the coding sequence ATGGCCATTCCCCTCAAGACGTTGATCGCCAAACTGAATGCAAGCTGCCGGCAGGCCGCCGAGCGTGCCGCGTCGCTGTGCATGGCGCGCGGCAACTATGAGGTCGACCTCGAGCACCTGTTCCTGGCTTTGCTGGAGAACGCGCGCAGCGATTTTTCGGTGGCGGTCCGGGCGAGCGGCATCGATCCCTCGGCGCTGCAGCGCGACCTGGAAGTGGAAATCGCGCGCTTCAAGAACGGCAACACGCGCACGCCGGCCTTTTCACCCTATCTGCCGAAGCTGTTCGAACATGCGTGGCTGATTGCGTCGCTCGACTCGCAGACCACCCGCATCCGATCCGGCCATCTGCTGCTGGCGCTGCTGACGGAGCCGGCACTGGCGCCGCTGGCGGTACGCGGCTCGCATCGCTTTGCCGAGTTCGATGCGGACCGCCTCAAGCATGATTTCGACAAGCTGACCGCCGGTTCCGAAGAGAGGGAGCAGGGGGTGGACATTGCCGATGGCAGTGGGGCCACGGCAAACGCCAACGGTGCCACGGCGGCGCCCGCGCTGACCGCGACGCCGGCGCTCGATCAGTTCACTGTCGACCTGACCCAATCGGCCCGCGATGGCCGCATCGACCCGGTGATCGGGCGCGATGCCGAAATCCGCCAGGTCATCGACATCCTGATGCGGCGCCGGCAGAACAACCCGATCCTGACCGGCGAAGCCGGCGTCGGCAAGACCGCGGTGGTCGAAGGCCTTGCGCAGCGTATTGCGGTGGGCGACGTGCCGCCTCCGCTGCAAGGCGTGACCGTGCGTACGCTCGACATGGGTCTGCTGCAGGCCGGTGCCAGCGTGAAAGGCGAGTTCGAGAATCGCCTGAAGAACGTGATCGAAGAGGTCCGCAAGAGCCCGCAGCCCATCATCCTGTTTATCGACGAAGCGCATACCATCATCGGCGCAGGCGGCCAGGCCGGGCAGAACGATGCCGCCAACCTGCTCAAGCCGGCGCTGGCGCGTGGCGAGTTGCGGACCATCGCGGCCACCACGTGGAGCGAATACAAGAAGTATTTCGAGAAGGACGCCGCGCTGGCACGTCGTTTCCAGGTGGTCAAGGTGGACGAGCCCAGCGAGACCCTGGCGGCAGCGATGCTGCGCGGCATGGTTCCGCTGATGGAGCGCCATTTCGGCGTGCGCGTGCTGGACGAGGCTATCACCGAGGCGGTGCGCCTGTCGCATCGCTACATCAGCGGCCGCCAGTTGCCGGACAAGGCGGTCAGCGTGCTCGATACCGCTTGCGCCAAGGTGGCGCTGGGACAGAACGCGACGCCGGGCGCGATCGAGGACGACCGCAAGGCGCTGGAACGCCTGGGCGTGGAGTTGGCCGCGCTGCAGCGCGAGCAACGGGCCGGCGCCGCGCACGCCGAGCGGCTCACCGCGCTGGAAGCGCAGCGGACCGAACTGGAGCAACGCGTGGCCGCGGCCGATGCGCGGCTGACGCAGGAGCGCGAGCTGGTGGCACGCATCCAGGCGTTGCGCACGGCGCGGGAGCAGGGTAGTGATGCCGAGGCGGAGGCCGCGGAACCTGCCATGGCCGCCAGCAGCGATGTGGTGGCGATGCCTCGCAAGGGCAGCCGCAAGGCAGCCGCCGTGGCCGCCGAGCCTGACGAACTCGAGCGGCTGCTTGCCGAACTGCGCGCGCTGCAGGGTGAAGCGCCGATGGTGCCATTGCAGGTGGACGGTCACGTGGTCTCGGAGATCGTATCGGCATGGACCGGGATTCCGCTCGGCCGCATGGTCAAGGACGAGCTGCGCACGGTGCTGAACCTGAAGCCCTTGCTGGCTGCGCGCGTGATCGGCCAGGACCATGCGCTGGATGCCATCGCCCAGCGCGTGCGCACCGCCACCGCTAACCTGGAAGATCCCAACAAGCCGCGCGGCGTGTTCCTGTTCGCTGGACCCTCTGGCGTGGGCAAGACCGAAACCGCGCTGGCGCTTGCAGATATTCTCTATGGTGGCGAGCGCAAGCTCATCACCATCAACATGAGCGAGTACCAGGAAGCGCACAGCGTGTCGGGCTTGAAGGGATCCCCGCCTGGCTATGTCGGGTACGGCGAGGGTGGCGTGCTGACCGAGGCCGTGCGCCGCAACCCCTACAGCGTCGTGCTGCTGGACGAGATCGAGAAAGCCCACCCGGACGTGCTGGAGATGTTTTTCCAGGTGTTCGACAAGGGCGAGATGGACGATGCCGAAGGGCGGCCCATCGACTTCCGCAACACCATCATCATCCTGACGTCGAATGTCGGCTCGTCGGCGATCATGCAGGCTTGCCTGAACAAGTCCGCCGAGGAACTGCCTGACGCCGATGCCTTGGCCGAGATGCTGCGACCGACGCTGTACAAGGCGTTCAAGCCGGCCTTCCTGGGGCGTACCAAGGTGGTGCCGTACTACCCGATTCCGGACGACGTGCTGGTGGAGATCATCACGCTCAAGCTGGGCCGCATCCGCGACCGCGTGGCCGCCAATCACCAGGCGGAATTCCAGTGGGACAACGCGCTGGTCGAGGCGGTGCTGGCGCGCTGCACCGAAGTCGATGCCGGTGCGCGTGCCGTCGACCATATCCTGAACGGCACGTTGCTTCCGGAAATCGCGCAGACCGTGCTGGTTCGCATGGCAGAAGGCGGCGGTGTCGGCAAGATCAAGGTCACCACCGGCAAGAACGGTGAGTTCAAGTACCGCATCAGCTGA
- the tssF gene encoding type VI secretion system baseplate subunit TssF, translating to MEDLLPYYERELAFLRRYSRDFAERYPKIAARLAMSADGCDDPHVERMIESFAFLSARISKKLDDEYPEFTEALLEVLYPHYLSPFPSCSIAHFDVAGMAAQLSAPVTVPRGTLLTTRPVRKVECRFRTAYDVTFMPLRVAAAGFERAVSAPSTVNLPKGATGAISIELEYLGEQGGLDALGRQAVRVYLDGEPSFVAALGDALFLHVAAAYVEERPGVWKRLQRVPLREVGFGAEEALIDTPARSHPAYRLLSEHFGFAEKFNFFDLDLDPVQRALLPGGAVRRVTLHLVLTEVRSDSNTARLLEGLAAAHLRLHCTPVVNLFRQKADPIRIEHTATAYPVVADSRRAHGFEIYSIDQVQLVRETAASHDVVEFRPFYSLHHGEDPGSAGHYWIARRNALVAERSPGFETEISIVDSDFDPASPSTETLSLSVTCTNRDLPALLAFGQPDGDLAMEGSSIARRISFLRKPTPSMRLSSGRSSQWRLVSLLALNHLSLVQNGLATLKEMLRLHDLPRSAISARQIEGIVGLDYKPTTQWLAGKPFATFVRGLEIQLTLDEDAFVGTGLHRFIRVMDHFFGLYVHLNSFVQLVAVSRRGGKELARCAPRSGESILV from the coding sequence ATGGAAGACTTGCTGCCATATTACGAACGCGAACTGGCCTTCCTGCGCCGGTATTCGCGCGACTTTGCCGAGCGCTATCCCAAGATTGCGGCGCGTCTGGCAATGTCGGCCGATGGCTGCGATGACCCCCACGTCGAGCGGATGATCGAATCGTTCGCCTTCCTGTCCGCGCGCATCAGCAAGAAGCTCGACGACGAGTACCCCGAATTCACTGAAGCGCTGCTGGAGGTGCTGTATCCGCACTACCTGAGCCCGTTTCCGTCCTGTTCGATTGCGCATTTCGACGTGGCCGGCATGGCGGCGCAGTTGAGCGCACCGGTCACGGTGCCGCGCGGCACGTTGCTGACGACGCGCCCGGTACGCAAGGTAGAGTGCCGATTCCGCACCGCCTATGACGTGACCTTCATGCCGTTGCGCGTCGCGGCTGCCGGTTTTGAGCGGGCGGTGTCCGCGCCGTCGACCGTCAATCTGCCCAAGGGCGCTACCGGTGCCATCTCGATCGAACTGGAGTACCTGGGCGAGCAGGGCGGCCTGGATGCGCTGGGCCGCCAGGCGGTACGCGTGTACCTGGATGGCGAGCCGTCATTCGTGGCGGCACTGGGCGACGCACTGTTCCTGCACGTGGCTGCGGCATATGTGGAAGAACGCCCGGGCGTGTGGAAGCGCCTGCAGCGGGTGCCGCTGCGCGAGGTCGGCTTTGGGGCGGAAGAGGCGCTGATCGACACCCCGGCGCGCTCGCATCCGGCCTACCGCCTGCTGAGCGAGCATTTCGGCTTTGCCGAGAAATTCAACTTCTTCGATCTTGACCTGGATCCGGTTCAGCGGGCACTGTTGCCCGGCGGCGCCGTACGCCGCGTGACGCTGCACCTGGTGCTGACCGAGGTGCGCAGCGACAGCAACACCGCGCGCCTGCTCGAAGGGCTGGCCGCTGCCCACCTGCGCCTGCACTGCACGCCGGTGGTCAACCTGTTCCGGCAAAAGGCCGACCCGATCCGCATCGAGCATACTGCCACCGCTTACCCGGTGGTGGCCGACAGCCGCCGCGCGCATGGCTTCGAGATCTATTCGATCGACCAGGTCCAACTTGTGCGTGAAACCGCCGCCAGTCACGACGTGGTGGAGTTCCGGCCGTTCTACTCTCTGCACCACGGCGAAGATCCGGGCAGCGCCGGCCACTATTGGATCGCCCGCCGCAATGCCCTGGTAGCGGAACGCAGCCCGGGCTTCGAGACCGAGATCTCCATCGTCGATTCGGACTTCGACCCCGCCAGCCCAAGCACGGAAACGCTGAGCCTGAGCGTGACCTGTACCAACCGCGACCTGCCCGCGTTGCTCGCGTTCGGCCAGCCCGATGGCGACCTGGCCATGGAGGGCAGCTCGATCGCCCGCCGCATCAGCTTCCTGCGCAAGCCGACGCCGTCGATGCGGCTGAGCAGCGGGCGCTCGTCGCAGTGGCGGCTGGTGTCGCTGCTGGCGCTGAATCACCTGTCCTTGGTGCAGAACGGCCTGGCCACGCTCAAGGAGATGCTGCGCCTGCATGACCTGCCGCGCAGTGCGATCTCGGCGCGGCAGATCGAGGGCATTGTTGGGCTGGACTACAAGCCGACGACGCAGTGGCTGGCCGGCAAGCCGTTCGCCACCTTTGTGCGCGGGCTCGAGATCCAGTTGACATTGGACGAGGATGCCTTCGTCGGCACCGGCCTGCATCGCTTTATCCGGGTCATGGATCATTTCTTTGGCCTCTATGTCCACCTGAACAGCTTTGTGCAGCTGGTCGCGGTCTCGCGCCGCGGCGGCAAGGAACTGGCAAGATGCGCACCCCGCAGCGGCGAATCGATCCTGGTGTAA
- a CDS encoding type VI secretion system Vgr family protein: MVSATDLAKLLGAAFSQANRLLRLQTPLGQDALMPEQLQAAEQLDGGGFRIELTAVSDNAGIEAQSLLGQAVRVDLLTQRSRITLRPFHGHVTRFERVGANGGLARYRMVVEPWLAFLRHRRDSFLFQDMSVVDAVDSVFGDYNGQGKLVPAWRWALRDPSAYPRRSIVTQYEESDFDFVTRLLAEEGLFYFFEHEAADGETLGTHRMVIADANDVFQDNEQASIRFGRADATAAEDVIDRWQGARRLQTNAVAVASWDYRAKAVRSAEAGAPAEGNSAAPSLQDTDYPGQYWFEDGEQAQRHARQLVEALEVRRLSFSGEGSVRTLAPASRFMLTGHYDYERVQGDDERRFVVLAVAHAARNNLNERFRGVIDQLLGTDQAAAAPAEGATAAADVPFYRNQFTVVPAKVPYRPQQLDGQGRQLHPRPTVTGAQTAIVIGTEGPVHTDRDHRVKVQFHWQRGARSASRLSHPAGDDNARAEAGLGSWVRVSTAAAGPNWGGVALPRVGQEVVVEFQHGDIDRPVVIGAAYNGRGQASAQYNQNQTGAANATGNAPAWFAGSNEATDGKQDGNSQPDGQQGHAHNAVLSGIKTQALGHSQDGTGGYNQLVFDDTAGQSRTLLSTTQAASALTLGHHLDQRDNARQAALGHGAALETADSGALRGGSGMLLTAHGAGTSVPLLDSEGAATQVEASTELLTSLADVARKQKADLPEEPAPAELPAIAQLKHTTEVLRHTETGTDGKAIATAYNEPHLQVSAPKGIAATTPADAVLVAGTQLTMAAQKDANVAAGGNLSVAVADGLSLFTHGKAGGEAGAGIAMHAASGKVGVASLQGQGRFAAEKLVTVSSSQGAVNVQAKEHVLLNAAGAQIRVLGNTIEVHAPGMTTFKGGQHLFVGPGGGGANTSLPKGELPLCEYQTLGAESTGAGIVPIQS; this comes from the coding sequence ATGGTTTCAGCGACCGACCTGGCCAAATTGCTTGGCGCCGCTTTCTCGCAGGCCAACCGCTTGCTGCGCCTGCAGACGCCCCTTGGGCAAGACGCGCTGATGCCGGAGCAGCTGCAAGCGGCAGAGCAGCTGGACGGCGGCGGGTTCCGCATCGAACTGACGGCGGTGTCGGATAACGCCGGCATTGAAGCGCAAAGCCTGCTGGGCCAGGCCGTGCGCGTCGACCTGCTGACCCAGCGCAGCCGCATCACGCTGCGGCCCTTCCATGGCCACGTCACACGTTTTGAGCGCGTGGGCGCCAATGGCGGGCTGGCGCGCTACCGGATGGTGGTCGAGCCATGGCTGGCGTTCCTGCGCCACCGGCGCGACAGTTTCCTGTTCCAGGACATGTCGGTGGTCGACGCGGTGGACAGCGTGTTCGGCGACTACAACGGTCAGGGCAAGCTGGTGCCGGCGTGGCGCTGGGCGCTGCGCGACCCCTCGGCATATCCGCGCCGCAGCATCGTCACGCAGTACGAAGAAAGCGACTTCGATTTCGTGACGCGCCTGCTCGCTGAAGAGGGCTTGTTCTATTTCTTCGAGCATGAAGCCGCCGACGGCGAGACACTTGGCACGCACCGCATGGTGATCGCCGATGCCAACGATGTCTTCCAGGACAACGAGCAGGCCAGCATCCGCTTCGGCCGCGCCGATGCCACCGCTGCCGAAGACGTGATCGACCGCTGGCAAGGCGCGCGCAGGCTGCAGACCAACGCCGTCGCCGTGGCCAGCTGGGACTATCGTGCCAAGGCGGTGCGCAGTGCCGAAGCCGGTGCACCGGCCGAGGGCAATTCAGCCGCCCCGTCCTTGCAAGACACCGATTACCCCGGCCAATACTGGTTCGAGGACGGCGAGCAGGCACAGCGCCATGCCCGCCAACTGGTGGAGGCGCTGGAAGTACGGCGCCTATCGTTCTCTGGCGAGGGCAGCGTACGCACGCTGGCGCCTGCCAGCCGCTTCATGCTGACCGGCCACTATGACTATGAGCGCGTGCAGGGGGACGACGAGCGCCGTTTTGTCGTCCTGGCGGTCGCACACGCAGCCCGCAACAACCTGAACGAGCGCTTCCGGGGCGTCATCGATCAATTGCTCGGGACAGACCAGGCTGCTGCGGCGCCAGCAGAAGGCGCTACGGCAGCCGCGGACGTGCCGTTCTACCGCAACCAATTTACGGTAGTACCGGCAAAGGTCCCATACCGCCCGCAACAGCTTGACGGACAGGGCCGGCAACTGCACCCGCGGCCCACCGTCACCGGCGCCCAGACCGCAATCGTCATCGGCACGGAAGGTCCGGTGCATACCGACCGCGACCATCGGGTAAAGGTCCAGTTCCACTGGCAGCGCGGCGCCCGTTCGGCCAGCCGGCTGTCTCATCCCGCCGGCGACGACAACGCCCGCGCCGAAGCCGGGTTGGGCAGCTGGGTGCGCGTATCGACCGCGGCTGCCGGCCCTAACTGGGGCGGCGTGGCACTGCCGCGTGTCGGCCAGGAAGTGGTGGTGGAATTCCAGCATGGCGACATCGACCGCCCGGTGGTGATCGGGGCCGCCTACAACGGCCGCGGACAGGCCAGCGCTCAGTACAACCAGAACCAGACCGGCGCCGCCAACGCCACCGGCAACGCACCTGCGTGGTTTGCAGGCAGCAACGAGGCAACCGATGGCAAGCAGGACGGCAACAGCCAGCCCGATGGCCAGCAAGGCCACGCCCACAATGCGGTGCTGTCCGGCATCAAGACCCAGGCACTCGGCCACAGCCAGGACGGCACCGGCGGCTACAACCAGTTGGTCTTCGACGATACCGCCGGGCAGAGCCGCACGCTGCTGTCGACCACGCAGGCAGCCTCGGCACTGACGCTGGGCCACCACCTGGACCAGCGTGACAACGCCCGCCAGGCGGCACTCGGCCACGGCGCCGCGCTGGAAACAGCCGACAGCGGCGCCTTGCGCGGCGGCTCCGGCATGCTGCTGACCGCCCACGGCGCGGGCACCAGCGTGCCGCTGCTGGACAGCGAGGGCGCTGCAACGCAGGTGGAAGCCAGCACCGAACTGCTGACCTCGCTGGCCGATGTCGCACGCAAGCAGAAGGCGGATTTACCGGAGGAGCCGGCCCCCGCCGAACTGCCGGCCATCGCCCAGCTGAAGCACACCACCGAAGTGCTGCGCCATACGGAAACGGGGACCGATGGCAAGGCCATCGCCACTGCTTACAACGAGCCCCACCTGCAGGTCTCCGCCCCCAAGGGCATCGCCGCAACCACGCCCGCCGATGCGGTGCTGGTCGCGGGTACGCAACTGACGATGGCGGCGCAGAAGGATGCCAATGTGGCGGCGGGCGGGAATTTGTCGGTGGCGGTGGCTGACGGGCTAAGTTTGTTCACCCATGGCAAGGCTGGGGGTGAGGCCGGTGCGGGGATTGCCATGCATGCGGCGAGTGGGAAGGTGGGGGTTGCCAGCTTGCAGGGCCAGGGACGTTTTGCCGCGGAAAAGCTGGTGACGGTGTCCTCCTCTCAGGGGGCGGTCAATGTGCAAGCCAAGGAGCATGTGCTATTGAATGCGGCCGGGGCGCAGATCCGGGTGCTGGGGAACACGATCGAGGTGCATGCGCCGGGGATGACTACGTTTAAGGGGGGGCAGCATTTGTTTGTGGGGCCGGGGGGCGGTGGGGCAAATACGAGCCTGCCTAAGGGAGAGCTACCCTTGTGCGAGTATCAGACGCTGGGCGCCGAATCCACCGGTGCCGGCATCGTTCCAATTCAGTCCTGA
- the tssE gene encoding type VI secretion system baseplate subunit TssE, with product MKGFEPSLLDKLFDDEPHAPLPSALRQLSLEELKATVARDIESLLNTRIVHEDADFNGLPECRRSLLTYGLNDFAGLSLASFDDRQYICQSLRNAIERHEPRLQNVNVALSVNERATSVLCFGISAVLLVGPAREPVSFDAMLQPSTLQYSVTRGRG from the coding sequence ATGAAAGGCTTTGAGCCCAGCCTGCTCGACAAGCTCTTCGACGATGAGCCGCATGCGCCGCTGCCCAGCGCGCTGCGGCAATTGTCGCTGGAGGAGCTGAAGGCGACCGTCGCGCGCGATATCGAGTCGCTGCTGAACACGCGCATCGTCCATGAGGATGCCGATTTCAACGGCTTGCCCGAATGTCGCCGGTCGCTGCTGACCTATGGGCTCAATGACTTCGCGGGGCTGAGCCTGGCCAGCTTTGATGACCGCCAGTACATCTGCCAGTCGTTGCGCAATGCGATCGAGCGCCATGAGCCGCGGCTGCAGAACGTAAACGTCGCGCTGTCGGTCAACGAGCGGGCCACCAGCGTGCTGTGCTTCGGCATCAGTGCAGTACTGCTGGTGGGGCCCGCGCGCGAGCCGGTCAGCTTCGATGCCATGCTGCAGCCATCGACGCTGCAGTACTCGGTCACGCGAGGGCGGGGCTGA
- the tssG gene encoding type VI secretion system baseplate subunit TssG, translating to MRTPQRRIDPGVIRTLLRQPYRFEFFQAVRLLELHYAREGAGVPEQVLATRVAFRNTLSLSFPPSELQSIEPATQLNGALESEESFAQALADGALDGVSITPTFFGMLGAQGALPLHYTEIVSERETLRRDRAARAFFDIFSNRATALFYQAWKKYRLPFQHEVDRNRHYLPLLLSLAGMADKSMRRSLSGTAGVVHDEALAGYATAARHRPVSAAYLQQVLSDYFQAEVRVEQFVGGWYQVPPSQYSRLGGTNNLLGATALAGARVWQRDLRVRIWMGPLGREQYRNFLPGAEGALALRKMVTVLCGATLEYEVGLILRASDVSGCALGAEGSGRLGWDTFLSTRPARRDRSDARYTLAPVH from the coding sequence ATGCGCACCCCGCAGCGGCGAATCGATCCTGGTGTAATCCGCACGCTGCTGCGGCAACCCTACCGCTTTGAGTTCTTCCAGGCGGTGCGGTTGCTCGAGCTGCACTATGCGCGCGAAGGTGCCGGCGTCCCCGAACAGGTGCTGGCCACGCGAGTCGCCTTCCGCAATACGCTGTCGCTGTCGTTTCCGCCGAGCGAACTGCAGTCCATCGAGCCTGCCACCCAATTAAACGGGGCGCTGGAGAGCGAAGAGTCATTCGCACAGGCGTTGGCCGATGGTGCGTTGGACGGGGTGTCGATCACGCCCACTTTCTTCGGCATGCTCGGGGCGCAGGGCGCGCTGCCGTTGCACTACACCGAGATCGTGTCCGAGCGCGAAACCCTGCGGCGCGACCGCGCCGCGCGCGCCTTCTTCGACATCTTCTCGAACCGGGCCACGGCACTGTTCTACCAGGCGTGGAAGAAGTACCGGCTGCCGTTCCAGCATGAAGTCGACCGCAACCGGCACTACCTGCCGCTGCTGCTGTCGCTGGCCGGCATGGCGGACAAGTCCATGCGGCGCAGCCTGTCCGGCACGGCCGGGGTCGTGCATGACGAGGCGCTGGCCGGATATGCCACCGCCGCGCGCCACCGGCCGGTATCGGCCGCCTACCTGCAGCAGGTGCTGTCGGACTACTTCCAGGCGGAAGTGCGGGTGGAACAGTTCGTCGGCGGCTGGTACCAGGTGCCGCCATCACAGTATTCGCGTCTCGGCGGCACCAACAACCTGCTGGGCGCCACCGCCCTTGCCGGAGCCCGCGTCTGGCAGCGCGACCTGCGCGTGCGGATCTGGATGGGGCCGTTGGGCCGCGAACAATATCGAAACTTCCTGCCCGGCGCCGAAGGCGCCCTGGCCTTGCGCAAGATGGTGACGGTGCTGTGCGGCGCGACGCTGGAGTACGAAGTCGGCCTCATCCTGCGCGCCAGCGACGTATCCGGCTGCGCGCTAGGCGCCGAAGGCAGCGGCAGGCTGGGCTGGGATACCTTCCTCAGCACCAGGCCGGCACGCCGGGACCGCAGCGATGCCCGCTACACGCTTGCGCCCGTGCACTGA
- a CDS encoding type VI secretion system tube protein Hcp: MKDIYVKFGSPAIKGESQDKDHKDWIEVNTWKHSITQPRSATASTAGGHTAERCEHGEMVFTKDLDVVSPLLYQHVSGGTTFDEVTIDFLRADGEGKRVKYLEIKLKNAILGAVSANVVAEGIPSDSFTLKYAAVQWKYTQQKIGGNQGGNSQGAWSLTKNDKTYSV; encoded by the coding sequence ATGAAGGATATCTACGTCAAGTTCGGCAGCCCGGCAATCAAGGGCGAATCGCAAGACAAGGACCACAAGGACTGGATCGAGGTCAACACCTGGAAGCACAGCATCACGCAGCCGCGTTCGGCAACCGCGTCCACCGCGGGCGGCCATACCGCCGAGCGCTGCGAACACGGCGAGATGGTGTTCACCAAGGATCTGGACGTGGTCAGCCCGCTGCTGTACCAGCACGTCTCGGGCGGCACCACGTTCGACGAAGTCACCATCGACTTCCTGCGTGCCGACGGTGAAGGCAAGCGCGTCAAGTACCTGGAAATCAAGCTGAAGAACGCCATCCTGGGCGCCGTGTCGGCCAACGTGGTTGCCGAAGGCATCCCCAGCGACAGCTTCACGCTGAAGTACGCTGCCGTGCAGTGGAAGTACACGCAGCAGAAGATCGGCGGCAACCAGGGCGGCAACTCCCAGGGCGCCTGGAGCCTGACCAAGAACGACAAGACCTACTCGGTCTGA